The Mus musculus strain C57BL/6J chromosome 2, GRCm38.p6 C57BL/6J genome has a window encoding:
- the Entpd8 gene encoding ectonucleoside triphosphate diphosphohydrolase 8 isoform X1 encodes MGLSWKERVFMALLGVAAASGLTMLVLILVKAINVLLPADTKFGIVFDAGSSHTSLFVYQWPANKEKDTGVVSQALTCQIEGPGISSYTSDPTQAGESLKSCLEEALALIPQAQHPETPTFLGSTAGMRLLSQKNSSQARDILAAVSQTLSKSPVDFWGAKILAGQDEGAFGWITINYVLGMLLKYSSGQWILPEEGMLVGALDLGGASTQISFVPQGPILDQSTQVTFRLYGANYSVYTHSYLCFGRDQILNRLLAKLAQDRLSSQVAPVRHPCYHSGYQAILPLSSLYDSPCIHTTDSLNHTQNLTVEGTGDPGNCVVALRSLFNFSSCKGQKDCAFNGIYQPPVHGQFYAITEHCQRHCLEVLSETLETGGSQLSWAGALVTGLLCLGSVHPRIAAGGLQIQ; translated from the exons ATGGGACTCTCCTGGAAGGAACGGGTCTTCATGGCTCTGTTGGGAGTTGCAGCAGCCTCTGGCCTCACCATGCTCGTCCTCATCCTGGTGAAGGCAATCAATGTTCTCTTGCCTGCAGACACCAAG TTTGGGATTGTGTTTGATGCCGGCTCCTCCCACACATCCCTGTTTGTGTACCAGTGGCCAGCAAACAAGGAGAAGGACACAGGAGTGGTCAGCCAGGCCCTGACTTGCCAGATAGAAG GACCTGGAATCTCTTCCTATACCTCTGACCCGACACAGGCTGGGGAAAGCCTGAAGAGCTGCCTGGAGGAGGCGCTGGCGTTGATCCCACAGGCCCAGCATCCAGAGACGCCCACATTCTTGGGGTCCACAGCAGGAATGAGGCTGCTCAG CCAGAAGAACAGCTCTCAGGCAAGAGACATCCTAGCTGCAGTCTCCCAGACACTAAGCAAGTCTCCTGTGGATTTTTGGGGTGCTAAGATCTTGGCTGGGCAGGATGAAGGTGCCTTTGGTTGGATCACCATCAACTATGTCCTGGGAATGCTCCTGAAG TATTCCTCTGGACAGTGGATCCTGCCTGAAGAGGGGATGCTAGTTGGTGCTCTGGACCTTGGTGGAGCCTCCACGCAGATCAGCTTCGTGCCTCAGGGCCCCATCCTGGACCAGAGCACCCAAGTCACCTTCCGCCTGTACGGTGCCAACTACAGTGTCTACACTCACAGCTACCTCTGCTTTGGGCGGGACCAGATCCTGAACAGGCTCCTGGCTAAGCTGGCACAGGACAGGTTG AGCAGCCAGGTGGCCCCGGTCAGACACCCATGCTACCACAGTGGCTACCAGGCCATACTGCCACTGAGTTCCTTGTATGACTCACCCTGCATCCACACTACAGATTCCCTGAACCACACCCAGAACCTCACAGTTGAAGGGACAGGCGACCCTGGGAACTGTGTGGTAGCTCTCCGAAGTCTCTTCAACTTCTCCAGCTGTAAGGGCCAGAAGGATTGTGCTTTCAATGGCATCTACCAGCCTCCTGTGCACGGCCAGTTCTAT GCAATCACTGAACACTGTCAACGACACTGTCTGGAAGTTCTGTCAGAAACCCTGGAAACTG GTGGAAGTCAGCTATCCTGGGCAGGAGCGCTGGTTACGGGACTACTGTGCCTCGGGTCTGTACATCCTCGTATTGCTGCTGGAGGGCTACAAATTCAGTGA
- the Entpd8 gene encoding ectonucleoside triphosphate diphosphohydrolase 8 has product MGLSWKERVFMALLGVAAASGLTMLVLILVKAINVLLPADTKFGIVFDAGSSHTSLFVYQWPANKEKDTGVVSQALTCQIEGPGISSYTSDPTQAGESLKSCLEEALALIPQAQHPETPTFLGSTAGMRLLSQKNSSQARDILAAVSQTLSKSPVDFWGAKILAGQDEGAFGWITINYVLGMLLKYSSGQWILPEEGMLVGALDLGGASTQISFVPQGPILDQSTQVTFRLYGANYSVYTHSYLCFGRDQILNRLLAKLAQDRLSSQVAPVRHPCYHSGYQAILPLSSLYDSPCIHTTDSLNHTQNLTVEGTGDPGNCVVALRSLFNFSSCKGQKDCAFNGIYQPPVHGQFYAFSNFYYTFHFLNLTSRQSLNTVNDTVWKFCQKPWKLVEVSYPGQERWLRDYCASGLYILVLLLEGYKFSEETWPNIQFQKQAGDTDIGWTLGFMLNLTGMIPAEAPTHWRAQSYSIWTAGVVFAVLTLVAILGAAAIQIFWTQD; this is encoded by the exons ATGGGACTCTCCTGGAAGGAACGGGTCTTCATGGCTCTGTTGGGAGTTGCAGCAGCCTCTGGCCTCACCATGCTCGTCCTCATCCTGGTGAAGGCAATCAATGTTCTCTTGCCTGCAGACACCAAG TTTGGGATTGTGTTTGATGCCGGCTCCTCCCACACATCCCTGTTTGTGTACCAGTGGCCAGCAAACAAGGAGAAGGACACAGGAGTGGTCAGCCAGGCCCTGACTTGCCAGATAGAAG GACCTGGAATCTCTTCCTATACCTCTGACCCGACACAGGCTGGGGAAAGCCTGAAGAGCTGCCTGGAGGAGGCGCTGGCGTTGATCCCACAGGCCCAGCATCCAGAGACGCCCACATTCTTGGGGTCCACAGCAGGAATGAGGCTGCTCAG CCAGAAGAACAGCTCTCAGGCAAGAGACATCCTAGCTGCAGTCTCCCAGACACTAAGCAAGTCTCCTGTGGATTTTTGGGGTGCTAAGATCTTGGCTGGGCAGGATGAAGGTGCCTTTGGTTGGATCACCATCAACTATGTCCTGGGAATGCTCCTGAAG TATTCCTCTGGACAGTGGATCCTGCCTGAAGAGGGGATGCTAGTTGGTGCTCTGGACCTTGGTGGAGCCTCCACGCAGATCAGCTTCGTGCCTCAGGGCCCCATCCTGGACCAGAGCACCCAAGTCACCTTCCGCCTGTACGGTGCCAACTACAGTGTCTACACTCACAGCTACCTCTGCTTTGGGCGGGACCAGATCCTGAACAGGCTCCTGGCTAAGCTGGCACAGGACAGGTTG AGCAGCCAGGTGGCCCCGGTCAGACACCCATGCTACCACAGTGGCTACCAGGCCATACTGCCACTGAGTTCCTTGTATGACTCACCCTGCATCCACACTACAGATTCCCTGAACCACACCCAGAACCTCACAGTTGAAGGGACAGGCGACCCTGGGAACTGTGTGGTAGCTCTCCGAAGTCTCTTCAACTTCTCCAGCTGTAAGGGCCAGAAGGATTGTGCTTTCAATGGCATCTACCAGCCTCCTGTGCACGGCCAGTTCTAT GCATTTTCCAACTTTTACTACACCTTCCATTTCCTGAACCTCACGTCCAGGCAATCACTGAACACTGTCAACGACACTGTCTGGAAGTTCTGTCAGAAACCCTGGAAACTG GTGGAAGTCAGCTATCCTGGGCAGGAGCGCTGGTTACGGGACTACTGTGCCTCGGGTCTGTACATCCTCGTATTGCTGCTGGAGGGCTACAAATTCAGTGAGGAGACCTGGCCCAACATCCAGTTCCAGAAGCAG GCAGGTGACACAGACATTGGCTGGACACTGGGCTTCATGCTGAACCTGACAGGCATGATTCCAGCTGAGGCACCGACCCACTGGCGGGCTCAGAGCTACAGCATCTGGACGGCTGGAGTAGTATTCGCAGTGCTGACCCTTGTGGCCATTCTTGGGGCAGCTGCCATCCAGATCTTCTGGACCCAGGACTAG
- the Entpd8 gene encoding ectonucleoside triphosphate diphosphohydrolase 8 isoform X4: MGLSWKERVFMALLGVAAASGLTMLVLILVKAINVLLPADTKFGIVFDAGSSHTSLFVYQWPANKEKDTGVVSQALTCQIEGPGISSYTSDPTQAGESLKSCLEEALALIPQAQHPETPTFLGSTAGMRLLSQKNSSQARDILAAVSQTLSKSPVDFWGAKILAGQDEGAFGWITINYVLGMLLKYSSGQWILPEEGMLVGALDLGGASTQISFVPQGPILDQSTQVTFRLYGANYSVYTHSYLCFGRDQILNRLLAKLAQDRAARWPRSDTHATTVATRPYCH, translated from the exons ATGGGACTCTCCTGGAAGGAACGGGTCTTCATGGCTCTGTTGGGAGTTGCAGCAGCCTCTGGCCTCACCATGCTCGTCCTCATCCTGGTGAAGGCAATCAATGTTCTCTTGCCTGCAGACACCAAG TTTGGGATTGTGTTTGATGCCGGCTCCTCCCACACATCCCTGTTTGTGTACCAGTGGCCAGCAAACAAGGAGAAGGACACAGGAGTGGTCAGCCAGGCCCTGACTTGCCAGATAGAAG GACCTGGAATCTCTTCCTATACCTCTGACCCGACACAGGCTGGGGAAAGCCTGAAGAGCTGCCTGGAGGAGGCGCTGGCGTTGATCCCACAGGCCCAGCATCCAGAGACGCCCACATTCTTGGGGTCCACAGCAGGAATGAGGCTGCTCAG CCAGAAGAACAGCTCTCAGGCAAGAGACATCCTAGCTGCAGTCTCCCAGACACTAAGCAAGTCTCCTGTGGATTTTTGGGGTGCTAAGATCTTGGCTGGGCAGGATGAAGGTGCCTTTGGTTGGATCACCATCAACTATGTCCTGGGAATGCTCCTGAAG TATTCCTCTGGACAGTGGATCCTGCCTGAAGAGGGGATGCTAGTTGGTGCTCTGGACCTTGGTGGAGCCTCCACGCAGATCAGCTTCGTGCCTCAGGGCCCCATCCTGGACCAGAGCACCCAAGTCACCTTCCGCCTGTACGGTGCCAACTACAGTGTCTACACTCACAGCTACCTCTGCTTTGGGCGGGACCAGATCCTGAACAGGCTCCTGGCTAAGCTGGCACAGGACAG AGCAGCCAGGTGGCCCCGGTCAGACACCCATGCTACCACAGTGGCTACCAGGCCATACTGCCACTGA
- the Entpd8 gene encoding ectonucleoside triphosphate diphosphohydrolase 8 isoform X2 gives MRLLSQKNSSQARDILAAVSQTLSKSPVDFWGAKILAGQDEGAFGWITINYVLGMLLKYSSGQWILPEEGMLVGALDLGGASTQISFVPQGPILDQSTQVTFRLYGANYSVYTHSYLCFGRDQILNRLLAKLAQDRLSSQVAPVRHPCYHSGYQAILPLSSLYDSPCIHTTDSLNHTQNLTVEGTGDPGNCVVALRSLFNFSSCKGQKDCAFNGIYQPPVHGQFYAFSNFYYTFHFLNLTSRQSLNTVNDTVWKFCQKPWKLVEVSYPGQERWLRDYCASGLYILVLLLEGYKFSEETWPNIQFQKQAGDTDIGWTLGFMLNLTGMIPAEAPTHWRAQSYSIWTAGVVFAVLTLVAILGAAAIQIFWTQD, from the exons ATGAGGCTGCTCAG CCAGAAGAACAGCTCTCAGGCAAGAGACATCCTAGCTGCAGTCTCCCAGACACTAAGCAAGTCTCCTGTGGATTTTTGGGGTGCTAAGATCTTGGCTGGGCAGGATGAAGGTGCCTTTGGTTGGATCACCATCAACTATGTCCTGGGAATGCTCCTGAAG TATTCCTCTGGACAGTGGATCCTGCCTGAAGAGGGGATGCTAGTTGGTGCTCTGGACCTTGGTGGAGCCTCCACGCAGATCAGCTTCGTGCCTCAGGGCCCCATCCTGGACCAGAGCACCCAAGTCACCTTCCGCCTGTACGGTGCCAACTACAGTGTCTACACTCACAGCTACCTCTGCTTTGGGCGGGACCAGATCCTGAACAGGCTCCTGGCTAAGCTGGCACAGGACAGGTTG AGCAGCCAGGTGGCCCCGGTCAGACACCCATGCTACCACAGTGGCTACCAGGCCATACTGCCACTGAGTTCCTTGTATGACTCACCCTGCATCCACACTACAGATTCCCTGAACCACACCCAGAACCTCACAGTTGAAGGGACAGGCGACCCTGGGAACTGTGTGGTAGCTCTCCGAAGTCTCTTCAACTTCTCCAGCTGTAAGGGCCAGAAGGATTGTGCTTTCAATGGCATCTACCAGCCTCCTGTGCACGGCCAGTTCTAT GCATTTTCCAACTTTTACTACACCTTCCATTTCCTGAACCTCACGTCCAGGCAATCACTGAACACTGTCAACGACACTGTCTGGAAGTTCTGTCAGAAACCCTGGAAACTG GTGGAAGTCAGCTATCCTGGGCAGGAGCGCTGGTTACGGGACTACTGTGCCTCGGGTCTGTACATCCTCGTATTGCTGCTGGAGGGCTACAAATTCAGTGAGGAGACCTGGCCCAACATCCAGTTCCAGAAGCAG GCAGGTGACACAGACATTGGCTGGACACTGGGCTTCATGCTGAACCTGACAGGCATGATTCCAGCTGAGGCACCGACCCACTGGCGGGCTCAGAGCTACAGCATCTGGACGGCTGGAGTAGTATTCGCAGTGCTGACCCTTGTGGCCATTCTTGGGGCAGCTGCCATCCAGATCTTCTGGACCCAGGACTAG
- the Entpd8 gene encoding ectonucleoside triphosphate diphosphohydrolase 8 isoform X3, with product MLVGALDLGGASTQISFVPQGPILDQSTQVTFRLYGANYSVYTHSYLCFGRDQILNRLLAKLAQDRLSSQVAPVRHPCYHSGYQAILPLSSLYDSPCIHTTDSLNHTQNLTVEGTGDPGNCVVALRSLFNFSSCKGQKDCAFNGIYQPPVHGQFYAFSNFYYTFHFLNLTSRQSLNTVNDTVWKFCQKPWKLVEVSYPGQERWLRDYCASGLYILVLLLEGYKFSEETWPNIQFQKQAGDTDIGWTLGFMLNLTGMIPAEAPTHWRAQSYSIWTAGVVFAVLTLVAILGAAAIQIFWTQD from the exons ATGCTAGTTGGTGCTCTGGACCTTGGTGGAGCCTCCACGCAGATCAGCTTCGTGCCTCAGGGCCCCATCCTGGACCAGAGCACCCAAGTCACCTTCCGCCTGTACGGTGCCAACTACAGTGTCTACACTCACAGCTACCTCTGCTTTGGGCGGGACCAGATCCTGAACAGGCTCCTGGCTAAGCTGGCACAGGACAGGTTG AGCAGCCAGGTGGCCCCGGTCAGACACCCATGCTACCACAGTGGCTACCAGGCCATACTGCCACTGAGTTCCTTGTATGACTCACCCTGCATCCACACTACAGATTCCCTGAACCACACCCAGAACCTCACAGTTGAAGGGACAGGCGACCCTGGGAACTGTGTGGTAGCTCTCCGAAGTCTCTTCAACTTCTCCAGCTGTAAGGGCCAGAAGGATTGTGCTTTCAATGGCATCTACCAGCCTCCTGTGCACGGCCAGTTCTAT GCATTTTCCAACTTTTACTACACCTTCCATTTCCTGAACCTCACGTCCAGGCAATCACTGAACACTGTCAACGACACTGTCTGGAAGTTCTGTCAGAAACCCTGGAAACTG GTGGAAGTCAGCTATCCTGGGCAGGAGCGCTGGTTACGGGACTACTGTGCCTCGGGTCTGTACATCCTCGTATTGCTGCTGGAGGGCTACAAATTCAGTGAGGAGACCTGGCCCAACATCCAGTTCCAGAAGCAG GCAGGTGACACAGACATTGGCTGGACACTGGGCTTCATGCTGAACCTGACAGGCATGATTCCAGCTGAGGCACCGACCCACTGGCGGGCTCAGAGCTACAGCATCTGGACGGCTGGAGTAGTATTCGCAGTGCTGACCCTTGTGGCCATTCTTGGGGCAGCTGCCATCCAGATCTTCTGGACCCAGGACTAG